One part of the Alosa alosa isolate M-15738 ecotype Scorff River chromosome 4, AALO_Geno_1.1, whole genome shotgun sequence genome encodes these proteins:
- the mdfic2 gene encoding myoD family inhibitor domain-containing protein 2: MDGKTTGTDLDVSRDRKGPVTDGLKSGHREEVVVSGIRRLSTISEKDADVSSLDGVGNQWAGSSSSLLSSDKHLLSSDFTSFESNMPDSGDDCASLLLACLHCRFSELLSLIPEACERSVVRCCPSCGYYRASKEPSRANDCCSCNMSCDCGLLDSCQETSELIELAMEISEVCYR, from the exons ATGGATGGGAAAACGACTGGCACCGATCTTGATGTTTCGAGAGACAGAAAGGGTCCTGTGACCGACG GCCTGAAGAGTGGCCATCGTGAGGAGGTTGTGGTCAGCGGTATCAGGAGGCTGAGCACCATATCTGAGAAGGACGCTGACGTTTCGTCCCTGGACGGCGTGGGAAACCAGTGGGCAGGTTCCagctcctccctcctctcatcaGACAAACACCTGCTCAGCAGCGACTTCACCTCTTTTGAGTCCAACATGCCTGATTCTGGAG atgatTGTGCGTCTCTCCTGTTGGCGTGTCTCCATTGCCGCTTCTCTGAGCTGCTGAGTCTGATCCCAGAGGCCTGTGAGCGCAGTGTGGTGCGCTGCTGTCCCTCCTGTGGGTACTACCGGGCGTCCAAAGAGCCCTCGCGTGCCAACGACTGCTGCAGCTGCAACATGAGCTGCGACTGTGGTCTGCTCGACTCGTGCCAAGAGACCAGCGAGCTGATCGAGCTGGCCATGGAGATATCAGAGGTGTGCTATCGTTGA
- the LOC125293365 gene encoding 2-epi-5-epi-valiolone synthase-like translates to MEISSRFSQTIYRLSQANQMPLVLPDSRWQPDLLIPFTCVLVAEMSNVTDLDYCDKLREFQLVQINGTWNRRRGSEHSDHQGHLSPAKIYESSTADGVCWTVVSPIVFTYRIIQCNNLLDADNDTLLFGHTGCCGELQNSSKPIKRFIVIDETVHALYGSRISEYLKARNVVYKMLPLPTTEENKSMELVTTILEEVHQFGIDRRSEPILAIGGGVCLDIVGLAASLYRRRTPYIRIPTTLLAYVDASVGAKNGVNFANCKNKLGSYIPPVAVFLDRSFLGTVPRRHIANGLAEMLKMALMKHKGLFELLESEGPRLLDSKFQTRDETDRTDQSPAASASSRIAIETMLEELAPNLWEDELDRLVDFGHLISPELEMKVLPALLHGEAVTIDMSLMVYVACERGLLTAALRDRVVRCMRALELPVWHAACSLELVREALGQRLKHSGGLVRMPLPTALGRAEIFNDTVKHHPHSEEASSRPANLTKTRQSNTILIQKKLAVGLLTSLKQGSQTPSSFRRS, encoded by the exons ATGGAGATTAGTAGCCGGTTTTCCCAAACTATATATAGGCTCTCCCAGGCCAACCAGATGCCGCTAGTTCTGCCTGACTCAAGGTGGCAGCCTGACTTGCTCATTCCCTTTACATGTGTATTAGTCGCAGAGATGTCAAATGTGACTGATCTCGATTACTGTGATAAACTCAGAGAATTTCAATTAGTGCAAATTAATGGAACGTGGAACAGACGACGTGGAAGTGAACACTCTGACCACCAGGGACATCTGTCGCCTGCTAAAAT CTATGAGAGCTCCACAGCTGACGGTGTCTGCTGGACAGTGGTGAGCCCCATCGTGTTCACCTACAGAATCATCCAATGCAATAACCTTCTGGACGCTGATAATGACACCCTGCTGTTTGGCCACACGGGGTGCTGTGGAGAGCTGCAGAACAGCAGCAAGCCCATAAAGCGCTTTATTGTCATAGATGAGACCGTCCATGCGCTCTACGGGAGTAGGATCTCGGAGTACCTGAAGGCCAGGAATGTCGTCTACAAGATGCTGCCTTTGCCCACTACAGAGGAAAACAAGTCCATGGAGCTTGTCACGACAATCCTTGAGGAAGTTCACCAGTTTGGCATTGACCGAAGGTCTGAGCCAATCTTGGCCATTGGTGGAGGAGTGTGTCTCGATATTGTGGGACTAGCGGCGTCTCTCTATCGTAGAAGGACTCCCTACATCCGCATCCCGACCACGTTGCTGGCCTATGTGGATGCCAGTGTCGGGGCAAAGAATGGGGTCAACTTTGCCAACTGTAAAAACAAGCTGGGAAGCTACATCCCCCCGGTGGCCGTGTTCCTAGACAGGTCTTTCCTGGGGACCGTCCCACGCCGCCACATCGCCAATGGACTGGCTGAGATGTTGAAG ATGGCTCTAATGAAACACAAAGGCCTGTTTGAGCTTCTGGAGTCAGAGGGGCCGAGGCTTCTGGATTCCAAGTTCCAAACCCGTGATGAGACCGACAGGACAGACCAGTCGCCTGCTGCTTCAGCATCCTCTAGGATCGCCATAGAGACCATGCTGGAGGAGCTGGCTCCAAACCTGTGGGAGGACGAGCTGGACCGACTGGTGGACTTCGGACACCTCATCAGCCCTGAGCTAGAGATG AAAGTGTTACCTGCGCTGCTGCACGGCGAGGCAGTGACAATCGACATGTCCCTCATGGTGTACGTGGCCTGTGAGCGAGGCCTGCTGACCGCTGCGCTGCGGGATCGGGTGGTCCGCTGCATGCGCGCCCTGGAGCTGCCCGTGTGGCACGCGGCCTGCAGCCTGGAGCTGGTGAGGGAGGCCCTTGGCCAGCGACTCAAGCACTCCGGAGGACTGGTCAGGATGCCACTGCCCACAGCTCTGGGGCGAGCAG AAATCTTTAATGACACAGTCAAACACCATCCTCATTCAGAAGAAGCTAGCAGTCGGCCTGCTAACCTCACTAAAACAAGGCAGTCAAACACCATCCTCATTCAGAAGAAGCTAGCAGTCGGCCTGCTAACCTCACTAAAACAAGGCAGTCAAACACCATCCTCATTCAGAAGAAGCTAG
- the LOC125293364 gene encoding uncharacterized protein LOC125293364 produces MSQKILSAKHRGNLKHSPARWRCTAPLSQCAPPQRSSNTWRGLASTATDSPALSTVTGTAPPLHRLASRGSRLQFHRSRTTLRNQATATDVGVPPLLPCRRAVLRCSGHSTPPQSHQGLDLLSGSCHRISHNKLFPPYFSKEHRRTGRLEQAPPTVRPQGTTSLPLHLCSAARATANSSLKLPGGGRGSRSSLGEVSAQAGVTTLFSKAASSGKGLGFRAP; encoded by the exons ATGAGTCAAAA AATCCTTAGCGCGAAACATCGTGGGAATCtcaagcacagtccagcacgCTGGCGTTGCACAGCTCCCCTTTCGCAGTGTGCACCACCACAACGTTCCTCCAACACCTGGCGAGGCCTAGCCTCCACTGCCACAGACTCCCCGGCGCTGAGCACCGTTACTGGCACTGCACCTCCACTCCATCGTCTCGCCAGTCGGGGCAGCAGACTCCAGTTCCATCGCAGCCGGACCACGCTGCGCAATCAGGCTACAGCTACAGACGTTGGCgtccctcctctgctgccttgTCGCAGAGCTGTCCTCCGCTGCTCCGGCCACTCCACACCGCCACAGTCGCACCAAGGCCTAGACCTTCTCTCTGGCTCGTGCCATCGGatttcacacaacaaactttttccCCCTTATTTTTCTAAAGAGCACCGGCGAACAGGCCGACTCGAACAGGCTCCGCCAACCGTCCGTCCTCAAGGCACCACCTCCTTGCCGCTCCACCTCTGCTCCGCAGCCAGGGCCACCGCCAACTCCAGCCTAAAGCTGCCCGgcgggggcaggggctcaaggtCTTCTCTCGGTGAAGTCAGCGCCCAGGCTGGCGTCACTACCTTATTTTCCAAGGCCGCTTCCTCag gcaaaggcttgggcttcagggccccctga
- the foxp1a gene encoding forkhead box protein P1a: METATSPDAAAGGSRPPHGHHPPSRLARKDGSSQESQSQASHPLYSHGVCKWPGCEAVFGDFQAFLKHLNNEHALDDKSTAQCRVQMQVVQQLELQLAKDKDRLQAMMAHLRVKSSEAKPAPQPVNLVSSMTLSKATVPKTPISMSLSQSAMAPSTPRTSLPQSPTVIIPAGLHSTGPSRRRLSDKYGASMNQDIVQNKEFYSSAEVRPPFTYASLIRQAIFESPDRQLTLNEIYNWFTRTFAYFRKNAATWKNAVRHNLSLHKCFVRVENVKGAVWTVDELEFQKRRPQKITGSPSIVKGIQSSLGHSPAFSALQAAMAESSLPLYGSASLGSGGLHSLASAIRHELNGSLDKDQDMDSDASDSSTDLSPPPTLYPSRVKEEQLEEEEYEEAAHSPEMMLDECSPELEHKRYYEPSERNDLPRASPPAFS; this comes from the exons gAGCTCCCAGGAGAGCCAGTCCCAGGCCAGCCATCCCCTGTATAGCCACGGCGTGTGCAAATGGCCAGGCTGCGAGGCCGTGTTTGGAGACTTCCAGGCCTTCCTCAA GCATCTGAATAATGAGCATGCCCTGGATGACAAGAGCACGGCGCAGTGTCGTGTCCAGATGCAGGTGGTCCAGCAGCTAGAGCTCCAG CTGGCCAAAGACAAAGATCGGCTGCAGGCCATGATGGCTCACCTCCGCGTCAAGTCCTCTGAGGCCAAGCCAGCACCTCAGCCT GTCAACCTGGTGTCCAGTATGACGCTCTCCAAGGCGACAGTTCCCAAGACACCCATCTCCATGAGTCTGTCGCAGTCGGCCATGGCCCCCTCCACGCCACGCACGTCCCTGCCCCAGTCTCCCACCGTCATCATCCCAGCCGGCCTGCACAGCACTGGACCCTCCCGCCGACGCCTCTCCGACAAGTACGGGGCCTCCATGAACCAAG ACATCGTCCAAAACAAGGAGTTCTACTCCAGCGCAGAAGTCAGACCTCCGTTTACGTACGCCTCCTTAATACGGCAG gCTATTTTTGAGTCTCCAGACAGACAGCTGACACTAAACGAGATCTACAACTGGTTCACGCGAACGTTTGCCTATTTCAGAAAGAACGCAGCAACATGGAAG AATGCTGTGCGGCATAACCTGAGTCTGCACAAATGCTTTGTGCGTGTGGAGAACGTGAAGGGGGCCGTGTGGACAGTAGATGAACTCGAGTTCCAGAAGAGGAGACCACAGAAGATCACAGG GTCTCCCTCCATTGTGAAGGGCATCCAGTCCAGCCTTGGCCACAGTCCGGCCTTCTCTGCTCTTCAG GCTGCCATGGCGGAGAGCTCCCTGCCCCTGTATGGCTCGGCGTCTCTGGGCAGTGGGGGGCTGCACTCCCTGGCCTCTGCCATCCGCCACGAGCTCAACGGCTCCCTGGACAAGGACCAGGACATGGACAGCGACGCCAGCGACTCCAGCACCGACCTCTCCCCCCCGCCCACACT ataCCCTTCCAGAGTGAAGGAggagcagctggaggaggaggagtatgaGGAGGCGGCCCACTCCCCGGAGATGATGCTGGACGAATGCAGCCCGGAACTGGAGCACAAGCGCTACTATGAGCCCTCAGAGAGGAATGACCTGCCCCGGGCCTCTCCACCTGCCTTCTCCtga